DNA sequence from the Mangifera indica cultivar Alphonso chromosome 18, CATAS_Mindica_2.1, whole genome shotgun sequence genome:
TTCTCCCATCATTTCCAGAAGCTTAAGTAGGGCCACCACTGAAGTAATAGTCAGCATCTTCTttaactcttggaaactcttctcacTAGCATTTTACCATTAAAACCAAGTTTCCTTCTTTGTGAGAGCTGCGAGAAGTCTTGCTAACCTAGCAAACCTCTTAACAAACTTCCAGTAGTGCCCCACTAGACCTAAAACTCTTAATCTGTTTGATAGTTTTAGGCCTTTACCAATATAACACTACTTCTATCTTGCTTGaatccactgatataccctcAACATATACCATATGCGCCAAAAATGCAACTTTGTTGAGCCAAAGCTTGCATTTGGAAAATTTTGCATACAACTGCTTCTCTTTCGGCCTTTGCAAAGTAAACCTTTAATGCTCTTCATACTCCTTGTGACTCTTGGACTACACCAACATATCATCTATGAACATTACAATGAACTTGTCCAAACAGTCTTAGGACACCTTGTTCATCAAGTTTATAAACACTATAAAGGCCTTCGTCAGTCTAAATGACAttacaataaattcaaaatactTATACCTTATTCGAAAAACTATCATAGGTATATCTCACTTAGCTACCTTTACTTGATGGTAGCTTATCCGCAGATAAATCTTTGAGAACACCATAATTCCTctcagttgatcaaataaatcatcaattttgTGTAAGGGATACTTGTTCTTGACAATCACCTTGCTCAACTTTCTATAGTTTATACACATTCTTAGGGATTCGTCTTTCTTCTTAACAAACAATATAAGAGCTCTCCAAGGAAAATGACTTGGCCTGATAAACTTATTCTCAAGCAAATCTTGGAGTTGTTTCTTTAGTCATTCTCAAGCAACAAAGACGAAAACTCTAAAACCAAAATCAtgaatcataaattataaactgTAAAACGAGAATCATAAACTTTAAACCATTAACCATGAACCATGAACCATAAATCCTGAACCATGAACTTTATGCTATAAACAAACAATGGTGTATACAACATATATACAAagaataaattagataaatgaaTGTAGTATACAAACATATGTACAAAAGATAAAACTGTATAGGTATACAAAACTAATTTGtgtaatttatatatgataGTAGAACAAAAGGTTAGCCAACGTAGTCCTCATGCTCTTTGATTCATCCAATCTAGTTGTGGACTCTATCAATGATAAACTATTGATAGTGACTTCAACTCCACCAATCAATCAAGCTATCAagtgtctcatatatccaagCCTTCAAACCTAATGTTTGTTGTTGAAGTTAATCAGAATGTATACCTACAAACATGTAGATAATGCCATATAACCTTATTCATTTCACTTTTCAGTAGATAAGTATAAAACcactttaaaattatgttaagtatgatatctttccttttttatatGAAAGGAAATGCAAATCTTTATTAGAGTGCAAAGTCTACTCATGTCTAAAGGATATCTTCATATGTTTGAATGAGTGTCATTGTAGTGATCTTGTTACATTGATCTTATTATGAAGTGGacttctttttaaaaaattacttcttTTGTGTGAATggtagaaaatattaatttgaaactttttttcttaattaatttaaatgtcaaatcacttatttaaaaaaacccaaaccatactttataattaaaaaaataaacaatataaataataaaatattaattttatccctatataaaaaatattaatttaccctGATATGCAAGGCATATAACAATTTTGCCCtcttccattaaaaaaaaaaaaacagtattGGCGTATTGCCTACTAAAATTTTTGCTGAAcgtatttttatgattttttgtcaaatttacttttatttgtgaaaaatcacATCGAAATCACTTTCAAATAAACTTATCATCAACATTAAGACAATTTTCTTAATCcattgaaattctaaaattcatactgcaaaaataaaatataattttaaacaataaacatttaaaaattaatactaaACTATAAAATTCATCCATTTAACACTTAATACTAAGTCCTAAGCCTATTTATAAAACaagtttttgtttaaaattatgattttttttttttttttggatatttctCTGCCTTCATTCGATTCATGGGTTGTGTCCTTTACACAatcataatttttgtttaaaaattatgattgtgTTTGTTACAAAATCTCCTTTACATAGCAGTAAAATGGTGCAAccctattttaataattatacctTGAAGGGTTgcttaaaattgtataaattccatgaaaattgttaattttggaaatgttTCAAGGACAACGGAATTTGTCTTTCAAACAGGGACTCACATTAAGACAactatagataaaaaatttatatcccGAATTTACTCATTTAACTAATACAGGTAgaatcttaattattaaaaaaaaaagcaattatcataaataatttatctaaacAATTAGAATTTTGTTCAACATTTTAAACCCATCGATTCAAGTTTTTTATTCCTCCCAAAATTTAAGGTCGTACCGTAAATTCGTACCATTTAACTAAAAGTGGGTAAATGCTAAGGATTGATGCATTTACTTGAGAGaactcaaaaatttttcaaactttccgggattcaattttcttttcctttggaTTTTAGCATTCTGTGTTACAAAATAATTCCCACAATGGAAAATACTGAGCAGCTTGAGTGTTCTCTCTTTACAGAAACAAGCTCTAATTTGGCATACATTATTATgtacaacaattttataaagttACTCCAGCCTTGAATCCTCAGCTCACCACACCTGCAAATAAATCATGTGGCAAAAACTGATCCATATTTTACCTTTCTGGGAAAATTCGTATCACCGACTGGACTTTGTCAGCGTTATTCCCCGTTCAGAATGAGGGCATATGAATTCATTGagcaataacaattttacttaaaCCCACATGACTTTCTCTACACTTCAATTCCTGCTCCTTCTAGTGCAGCTGCCATTGAAGCTGATGCCTCTTCAAGGGTCCTTTTCCTTTGAACAGAGTTGAAGGCCTCGATAATGTCTCCTACCTCCCAATCATCAAACTCTTCTGCCCCAATACCACACTCTAATCCAGTACTTACCTGTTCAGGAGGAATTAATGAATGAACATGCATTTAAATGAAACACAAAATGCACACTGATATTTTACATAAGCATAAGCATGTAAGTATAAACTCATACCTCTTTTACAATTTCCCTAACCCGTCTCAAAGAATCAAGCACACCCACATAGACTGACTTTCCGTTTCTTGTGACCCGAATGCCACAGCCCTTCGTTACTTTTCCCTCTGTTATCATGCATCCAGCAACACGACCACTGCCACTCCTGAAGATGGCCCGAACTTCAGCTGAGCCAATTGGTACTTGATCCTATCAATAAATAAACAGCAACTTTCAACTGTAATTCATCACTGAGAACAATTTCAGAGAAAAAAACAGCAAAATCCAAACaagaactaaaattcaaatccTCAACTCCTAAGATTCTTGGATTGCATCACTACAGACTACAAGAACTATCTATTCTTAAGACTGTCTTAGAAGAAACAACAGTAACAAGACAGCCAGACATTCACATAGGGAATACATATGATCCACCCCACATTTGATTATCAAGTTTCCCAGTCACTTCATCATCTAGAAGTTGCCCAATTAGATAGAAGTAAAaggaaattaatgaatatttttaacACTGGAGTTGAACTGACCTCAACAGGTTCAAGCAGTCCTTCCATTGCATTTCTCACATCATCAATAAGATCATAGATAACTCTATAAAGTCGAATCTCAACACCTTTGTTATCTGCATAAGACTTAACAGATCCAGGTGCTTTGATATTAAAACCCAAAATAACAGCGTTGCTTGCTACTGCAAGATCGACATCACTAGAGCCAACATCCCCAGTTGCTTGCAAGAGAAACTTCAAAGTGACATTATCGTGTGGGAGCACTTGCAGGGCTTGTCTGACAGCCTCAATGGATCCCTAGTCAAGATTAGGACAAATTAATTTACTTGCATGGTCAATGacctttttaagatttttatttttattttttattattagtattattattttttgctttctaggttaatgaaaaacttaattcACAAGTTCCagaaaaattcataaattttccAATTGGGTATTCCGTACATGAACTATATGGAAAATTCCCATGTTTTGATGAACTTTTTTGTTTACTCACAAGCTTTGATGCAATTCATACATATCCAATGTAGGTTAACTGATAATTATATATGCACTATCCACTGTTCAAATATCGTACAATTTTTACAGAGACACATTTCTTtctagaaataaattaatacaatgCCTATGCTCACCTGAAGATCAACCTTCAGAATGATATTCAGAGTGTGCAAGTCCAATCCAGACAGCTTTCCTGCTGAGACTGCAGAAGCCAAGGAAGAAAGTGTGACCTTCCCATCCCCAGCTTTAACTGAAATTCGATCATTATGCAGTGCCTCTGCACGTGCTTCTGCCCTTTCACGCGCTATATCAAGTTCATCAACAACCTCGAATTCATCACCAGCAATTGGAACACTATTCAGTCCAATAACCTGCAGATGTACACACCCAGATATTTCAACAGAATTTCTGAACCAAGGATCATaacttcaaagaaaataaaacactgGGCAAATCACATGATTGTAATCTAAGCACAACATTTCACTAAGAAAATGTTATTCTTATCAAAGGCGAAATAATTGcacttttaaaatttcttcCATTCGTTTTAATTTACACTCTACATGATGACACCATTCATTACTCCCAAGCTAAATTTATTACATACCTCTTTGAAAACTTCATACATCAAGCAAAAATTCAACGACATAATATTGGATATTTTCGCACTAACATTTTGAAAAACTGATAGAGGTTGAGAACAAGCTGGACATTTTCCAATTAAcgaaaaaattaaaccaaacttcaGACTgggtgaaaattaaaatatattcaatacacAAACAGTGAAACTTTAACAAATGATTAGTTCATTCAAACCAGTAGTCTCCAAAACACATGTTCAACAACACAAAATCCaatgtaaaattattacaaaattcatgcaaaaatacagaaaaaaaaaaaacagcacCAAAGCTCCACAACAGTTACAATGTCTTTGACAAACTTTCCAGGCCAGAACAACACCTTGAGAATTTTCAAGGTTAAAAATGCTTGAATTACTTTAGATTATGCAAGCTACATGAAAAGGTTTTTCCACAAAGATTGCGCATTAAAAATATAGTCAAAGATAATGTCATGCATTcataaataagaataaacaCAAACCTGTACAGGTATAGAAGGCCCAGCCTCATCAACACGACTCCCACCATCATCGAACAAAGCACGCACCTGATCATAGGtacaacaaaataaatgaataaattctTTCAAGATGAAATAAAAAGTCTGTATTTTAGCATTAAGTCAAAAGTAACCTTTCCAAAGGATTCCCCACAAACTACAATGTCCCCTCTTTTAAGAGTCCCATTTTGCACAATAAATGTTGCAACTGGCCCTTTAGATTTATGCAGACCAGCCTCAATAACAGTGCCCTTTGCATTTCTGTGAGGATTAGCTTTTAACTCTTGTAACTGAAAGAATCATGCACTTTATCAGAATACATGGAATCGGATAAGaagcaataaaaatattaaatagtttGAAACactgaaaatttttcattcagGAATGTATGCCAAAAGGCTCATTAAAAGATATGGGAACCTATTGACTTCTTTGCATTTCTATAATAACCAAGTAcatctctgtgtgtgtgtgtttatgtGCCacatgaattcaaaattatggCATTTGCACCAAACAACCAATCTGATAGCACATATATCATGCTTATTCAATGAAGCTGTAACCAATCCAAACAACTAAACAATTAGAAAACAGATGTAGGAATtcaataaattagtaaaaaactTTCTTGATATTGATAAtttagaaaagaagaaagaaaaaaaaaggaaagaaagaggaaaaagcAATCCATTAAAGACGAGCCATATGTGCAGTGAATTTCACTAAACCAGCCAAATACTAATTCTTCCACTGATAATCTGGGTACATGTTGAAAGGTAGTCCATAAAGAATACTGCTAAGTGCTGATGAAAAGAATCTGATTACCAGTAAAAATGATGAAGTCAAGGTTCACCAATGAATTAAGCTTTCACGGGCAAAGAATTGGAGACAAAAGAAATATCTACTAGCATTTCCCAGGTGTTGTCTGttatttgcattaaaaatagaaCTCTACGTTGTTTATCACTCATTCAAGCAAATTGTGTCATCAAATAACTTTCAGTTCAAAATGTGAAACTAAAAACAAGATCACTCCTTGATtctgtatgtatgtatgtatacacaGAATGCAAAGATAACTTAAGCAAGCCAATACAATTATTTTGTTCTAATTGCAAGAAGGATGGCAAAGCCAAAATGCAgcacaacaaaataattaactcaCCTCTGCAACAAGCATTATGGATTCCAACAAATCATCTACATTCTCACCCTTCAAAGCACTGATctgtttaaaataaaagaaagtataGGCATTGAAAAGAGGTATAAATCACCAAACAATTATTCATATGTTAAAAGATAAAGGACCTGAACCATTGGGATGTCACCACCCCAGTCTTCTGGCATGAGACCAATTGAAGACAGATCTTGCATGACTCTTTCAGGATTAGCTCCATCTTTATCAATCTGTAGAGTAGAAACAATAAGACTGAGTGTTACACAAATATTGAGCTAAACACAAGTTGCCAAGTTCCAGTGGTTTTCACCtatataactttgaaaatagaGAATCATTAGATTCAACATACCTTATTTATAGCAATTATAATTGGTACACCAGCTGCCTTTGCATGTGCTATTGCCTCCCTTGTTTGAGGGCGGATCCCATCATCAGCAGCCACTACAATGACATGCAATGTCTGTAACTTGCTCCACGAGCTCTCATAGCCCCAAATGCCTACAGCAGTGgacaatatatatacatatcatcAAGAAAGGAATGAAAGCACAAAAGTTAAATTCATAGTTGAATTTGAAATACAAAAATGGTGACAATCTATTAAGTAGTCAAATGAACAATTAATCCAAAACAAATTTGCTCCAGCAGAAAGGATAAGAcaagacaaaacaaaacaaaaaattaaaaaactgcTCACTTGGCAAAGAAAGTAAAGTCAGAAGAGCTAATTGAGCAAAGAAATTTACCTCATGCCCAGGCGTATCAAGGAAAACACATGGTTGTAGCTTGCCATCAACAGGTATTAACACCTTGTATGCTCCAATTCCCTGTGTGATCCCCCCTGCTTCCGAGGCAGCCACCTGAAAAAATCTAGCATTCAGGCTTCTGTAAATAATAAGCAAATCCGGACATCAACAACTGCAGATGGCCTCGGAAGCCCATTAatccaatttcatttttaatataactgCATAGACTCTCAATCCTGACAGATTATGTCACCAcacagataaaaataaaatcacgtAGCCATGAATCACCTAGAATAACAAACCACAATCAGACCCTAAACTTTCTGTGCaaacaaatagaaaaagaaataaaaacaggATGCCATAAATCACCTAGTATAACAAACCACAATCACAACTTAAAATTTCAGtgaaaagaaatagaaaaagcCACATTAAGATAATTAAGCTTAGCATACCTTGGTTTTACGGATATAATCCAAGAGGGTTGTCTGCAAATGTATAAAACCAAACAGAGATTAGCAAAATCATGGAactgaaatataatttttatattattttccacTGACATTCTAGTTAAAGAGACAAAAATTAGAGAAACTAATAAAAAGATGCACAAGGTTTAATCAACAGAAAATTTGCAGAAGTTTTACAACTTACCTTTCCATGGTCCACATGGCCCATAATTGTAAGAACAGGAGGCCTATCTTCCAGTTTGTCCAGATCTTCGTCATCAAGAATCTCCTTCTTCCTAGCCATTTCTTCCATTTTAGAAGGATCAGCATCTAAGACTTCCACTTCATACTCCTTACATATCATCTTCACTATATCTTTGTCCAGTGTTTGAACCCCATCAGGCTTAATCCCCTTTGAATACAGGTACCCAAGAATTTCACCCTCACTGATTACCAAGTTTTCGGCTAACTCCTCGATCAGCATACCTTTCTCCCCAACCTCAAGAATTTCAACTTTGACAGGAGCCGCCTCTTTGGCAGCCTTAAGTTTAGCTGCCTTTCGGCTAGCTTTACTCCACTTCCTCCCTTTCCTTGCAGCACCTGGAATGGAGACATTGAGTTCAGCTGTCTCCTCAtcaataatctcatcatcatcttcaacaaTCCGCCTCCGAGCTCCAGCAGAAGAATTTTTCTTACGATAATCATCCTTAAATTTTCCAGGGGCAGGACCCTTTCCAGGTTTTGTTGGGGCCAAGACCACCTGAGCAATCACAGGATCAACCGCTGGTTTTTTTGTGGCAAACTTGTCAATCAGAATTGGTTTCCGCTCCTTACTTCTCACAGGCAATCCACTCTGATCACCAATGGACAAATTTGGAGCAGCTCCCATATCTTTCAAGACAACAGGTTTCTTTATGATGGGCGAAGGAGCTACTGATGGCTTTGCTTGTAGTTTGGGTTGAGGTCTCAAAGGTGGCTGTGCAGGCCTCAAAGGAAAATTTGACGGAGACTCCACCTTTGCCTTTCCAGCCATTCTAGGCTCCTCTTTCTTATTATCTATCTTGGGTTCTTCCTTAACAACCTTTTGTACACTTGCAACTGTATCACCTTTCCTCCACACACTCTTCAGTGTCTTAGTCTTCCGAGTTTTGGCTGAATTCACAGGCCTATCATTTCTTCTATTATCACTCACATTAGACGTTGTCATCTTATTTACATTCCCATTCCCACTCTCTTTCCTAGTCCCTAATTTCTCAGCCTTCTCCAACACTTCATCCAACGACTCAATAACCTTATTCCTCTCCTCCTCATCTGAATCCCCACTCACTCTCGACACATCCCAACTGGCTGGATTTATCCCCAAAACCGGATCACCCTTAACCCCCAGCGGCAACTTCAACACGGGTTTAGGAGCAGGCTTAAGAAAAATGCCACTATCACTATCACCATTATCATTAGCACACTCATCTTTACTAGTACTAGTTCCTCTGTAAGTGTTAGAAGAATCAAGAGACACAGACCCATTGGCCTGGTCAGCAATAAAATCAATTGCAGTAGTTGTTGTTGTAGTGAAAGAATATCTACAAACCAATCTCTTTTTACTCCTATAATTTCCTTTAGACAACAAAGAAACCCTCTGAACTAACGAATAACACGAGGGTTCCGATGAAGAACCACTGATGCCCACAACACTTATGCCTCCTAAACTAACCAAAGAAGCTAAAGAGGGCATACTTGCCACAAGAACCAACATgctcaaaacaaaaacatacaaaaatgATTCCAAACTCTAAATTATCAttctaaaataaacttaattgaTGGGGTTTAATTTGAAGAACAAAGAATAATAGAATGAGAATAAGAATAAGAAGCTTACCAAATAGGGAGACAGAATGAGAGCGAACTCAAAACggaaaagttttattttatttgtgtttttgtttttcgtTCATGTGGTGATAAAGGGAAATTGGGTGGGTTGGGCATGTGTGGTGGTTCTCGGCCTGTCCAAATCTTGTTTTTGTGATGTCTGATAAGGTATATTTCCAACGTTTTCCATGTTTGTGTGTTTGtgtggtgtttttttttttttttaaattaagtttttatattCAACCTctctgattttatttttattttcttttattccttAAAAATTAGGAAGAAAAACCTCACTTTTGTTTTGAATGGTATGACAGACCAATTTtgtgataaatagtattatacacataattttatatttaaataatgatgtgtcattatataattagataattaaaaattaaaaataaaataatacttaattatatgataatttatcactgtatatatacaaaattttgtatatagttttattattttccaattatttttccctttttttctatttaaatttgtaagaTAATAAATAGCCTATGAGGGGTTTAATGATTTAAtctaacaataatttttttttcaaaaaaaatatatatttcctcGTTgtgaaattgatttatattaacttttttatattctttctatatattttttaataatcccTAGAAATACCAGAAaagttaatttgagttttattagtttttttttttctttaaaattgaatattattcaGGGAAAGTGTTTTTTACCACCACAAAATTGCTAGTTTCTCActtgtttatatatgtttttatttgggaaattataaaaaatagccaaaattaagggggtctaagcgaaattgcccaaaatattcaggtttaagcaaaaatgcccaggttttgtgaaatgacgaaactgcccccatgtATAAACTCAGCAAATTTCGTTACTCCCCACGGTAATtttactgtgcaaattcaaagaaaattcaaaatttcccactCTCCCACGGTCATCCAGATTTCCACCGATTCTCTTGGTTTCCGGCAATTggaaatggcaaagaaggttagtatatctctcgtaatcttgtttgaatcaagttattgctcatattattgagatttgattgagattttgcggtttgaaattttagggttttgatttgaacaatgcttaaaatgttttgattcttggttgttttggttgaattgattaaggggttttatgttatacaacatatagatttgatttatgtggaaatcggaggccgaaacaacaaaattttggcAGAAAATGGCTACCGAAGAGATCgacagtccgacgtgggaatagtgtttcccacgtcaagcaCGTTCATCCCACGTTCAAAAGACATTGACCATtttttaggggggtaaattagctttttttaaatattggggCGTCGTGGGAGAGTCCTTAGCCCACGttgggtttttttgaaatttgtcacgtcaacgtgagtttggcaaaattacgaaaatgcccctatatataaacacagccaaATTTACTCATTTCCCACGATAATCTTTGCGattttactgtgcatttctaAGAAAACTCAAAACTTTCCACGccaccacgttcatcccacaGCCGACCAGATTttcgccgattttcttgctttccggcatcCGCAAATGACAAAAAAGGTTAGCATATCTCtcgtaatcttatttgaatcaagttattactcatattattgagatttgattgagattttgcggtttgaaattttagggtttcgatcttgaacaatgcttaaaatgttttgattcttggttgttttggttgaattgattgaggggtttatgttatacaacgtatagatttaatttatgtggaaatcggaggccgaaacaaccaaattttggccgaaaatggctgccgagGAGATCgacagtccgacgtgggaacagtgtttcccacgtgaAGTGCGTTCATCCCACGTTCAGCAGAGATTGGCCGTtttttaggggggtaaattagcttttttaaaatattgggaagccGGGGAGATTCCTGAGAACACAGcgggtttttctgaaatttgccatataacagtggacctgTTTAAAATAGGAGTTTTCATGAGGGGTaaatgagaattttcttatctagggtttctgatcgtgtagttttcgaattttatatccgttttttctgttctagggtttttcaacttttagaattcgaattttagtttcgttttttcgaatttcaccgttttacgatatatggactcgtatttttcagatttttgaagaatttttcgattgttcccattctagggtatttcaacttttagaattcgaatttcagttccgtttttttgaatttcaccgttttacgatatatcaactcgtatttttcatatttctgaaggatttttcgattattgccattttagggtttttcaacttttagaattcgaatttcagttccgttttttcgaatttcaccattttacgatatatcgactcgtattttttagatttccgaaggatttttggattgttgtcattctagggtatttcaacttttagaattcgaatttcagtttcctttttttgaattttaccgttttacgagatatcgactcgtatttttcaaatttctgaaggatttttcgattgttgtcattgtagggtttttcaatttttagaatttgaattt
Encoded proteins:
- the LOC123202057 gene encoding LOW QUALITY PROTEIN: translation initiation factor IF-2, chloroplastic-like (The sequence of the model RefSeq protein was modified relative to this genomic sequence to represent the inferred CDS: inserted 1 base in 1 codon); this encodes MLVLVASMPSLASLVSLGGISVVGISGSSSEPSCYSLVQRVSLLSKGNYRSKKRLVCRYSFTTTTTTAIDFIADQANGSVSLDSSNTYRGTSTSKDECANDNGDSDSGIFLKPAPKPVLKLPLGVKGDPVLGINPASWDVSRVSGDSDEEERNKVIESLDEVLEKAEKLGTRKESGNGNVNKMTTSNVSDNRRNDRPVNSAKTRKTKTLKSVWRKGDTVASVQKVVKEEPKIDNKKEEPRMAGKAKVESPSNFPLRPAQPPLRPQPKLQAKPSVAPSPIIKKPVVLKDMGAAPNLSIGDQSGLPVRSKERKPILIDKFATKKPAVDPVIAQVVLAPTKPGKGPAPGKFKDDYRKKNSSAGARRRIVEDDDEIIDEETAELNVSIPGAARKGRKWSKASRKAAKLKAAKEAAPVKVEILEVGEKGMLIEELAENLVISEGEILGYLYSKGIKPDGVQTLDKDIVKMICKEYEVEVLDADPSKMEEMARKKEILDDEDLDKLEDRPPVLTIMGHVDHGKTTLLDYIRKTKVAASEAGGITQGIGAYKVLIPVDGKLQPCVFLDTPGHEAFGAMRARGAXLQTLHVIVVAADDGIRPQTREAIAHAKAAGVPIIIAINKIDKDGANPERVMQDLSSIGLMPEDWGGDIPMVQISALKGENVDDLLESIMLVAELQELKANPHRNAKGTVIEAGLHKSKGPVATFIVQNGTLKRGDIVVCGESFGKVRALFDDGGSRVDEAGPSIPVQVIGLNSVPIAGDEFEVVDELDIARERAEARAEALHNDRISVKAGDGKVTLSSLASAVSAGKLSGLDLHTLNIILKVDLQGSIEAVRQALQVLPHDNVTLKFLLQATGDVGSSDVDLAVASNAVILGFNIKAPGSVKSYADNKGVEIRLYRVIYDLIDDVRNAMEGLLEPVEDQVPIGSAEVRAIFRSGSGRVAGCMITEGKVTKGCGIRVTRNGKSVYVGVLDSLRRVREIVKEVSTGLECGIGAEEFDDWEVGDIIEAFNSVQRKRTLEEASASMAAALEGAGIEV